Proteins encoded by one window of Xyrauchen texanus isolate HMW12.3.18 chromosome 24, RBS_HiC_50CHRs, whole genome shotgun sequence:
- the ankrd2 gene encoding LOW QUALITY PROTEIN: ankyrin repeat domain-containing protein 2 (The sequence of the model RefSeq protein was modified relative to this genomic sequence to represent the inferred CDS: substituted 1 base at 1 genomic stop codon): protein MDEDILWATAVVDRRAELDKREKGPVEPEEFLKAAAQGKLEVIEKFLEDGGDPNTCDEFRKTALQRAALENHAEIVKTLLKKGADINFKDMLDCRAVHWACRGGSLAALKVLQDRGADINVKDKLRSSPLQVATRTGHSDIVQHLXVSGININAKDWEGDTALHDAVRLNRHKIVKLLILAGADMQIKNAEGITATEQVKQWQFDTKETLEKLEQIRDVCLV from the exons GGACCAGTAGAACCTGAGGAGTTTTTGAAAGCAGCAGCTCAGGGAAAGCTGGAAGTAATTGAGAAGTTTCTGGAAGACGGAGGAGATCCAAACACTTGTGATGAG TTCAGGAAAACTGCTCTGCAAAGAGCAGCTCTGGAAAATCATGCTGAAATTGTCAAAACATTACTGAAGAAAGGAGCTGATATCAACTTTAAAGACATG CTGGACTGCAGGGCTGTACACTGGGCTTGCAGAGGTGGAAGTCTTGCAGCACTGAAAGTTCTTCAGGATAGGGGAGCTGACATCAACGTCAAAGACAAA CTTCGAAGCTCACCTTTACAAGTGGCCACACGGACAGGTCACAGCGACATTGTTCAACACCTTTAAGTCAGCGGAATCAACATTAATGCCAAAGACTGG GAGGGGGACACAGCTCTACATGATGCTGTCAGATTAAATCGACATAAAATTGTTAAACTCCTCATACTAGCAGGAGCGGATATGCAGATCAAGAATGCT GAGGGCATTACAGCCACTGAACAGGTGAAGCAATGGCAGTTTGACACAAAAGAGACATTGGAGAAGCTAGAACAGATAAGGGATGTCTGTCTAGTCTGA